In a genomic window of Xylophilus rhododendri:
- a CDS encoding Bug family tripartite tricarboxylate transporter substrate binding protein: MRKTLFPPGRRGLLLAGAGLAAAASGANAWAQAYPNRAIKLVVPFPPGGSVDTVARVIAPQLQAQLGQPVVIENRPGANSVLGAQHVKRSAPDGYTLLLNASLQVVNPLIMVGTTTYDTQKDFTPVTYLGALPQLVIVSAHSPYTTLQQLLADARQRPGEVQWATAAYGAAGHLAAELLKVKARVDMPIVPYKGGAPAINDLIGMHVAAMVEPMASAYPQVKGGSLRALAVTTPKRLPQLPELPTVAESGFPDFDMPSWYGIWTPAGTPADIVGRLNSEFKAVMQAPAVVSRLSSMFFQTVASSPSEFSTFIAREAALDQELVSAAQIRLNE; the protein is encoded by the coding sequence ATGCGAAAGACTCTCTTCCCGCCAGGCCGGCGCGGCCTGCTGCTGGCCGGCGCCGGCCTGGCCGCGGCGGCCAGCGGCGCCAATGCCTGGGCGCAGGCGTATCCCAACCGGGCGATCAAGCTGGTCGTGCCCTTTCCGCCGGGCGGCTCGGTGGACACGGTGGCCCGTGTCATCGCGCCGCAGCTGCAGGCGCAGTTGGGCCAGCCGGTCGTCATCGAGAACCGGCCGGGCGCCAACAGCGTGCTGGGCGCGCAGCATGTGAAACGCTCGGCGCCGGACGGCTACACGCTGCTGCTCAATGCCTCGCTGCAGGTGGTCAACCCGCTGATCATGGTGGGCACCACCACCTACGACACGCAGAAGGATTTCACGCCGGTCACCTATCTCGGCGCCCTGCCGCAGCTGGTGATCGTGTCGGCCCACAGCCCCTACACCACCCTGCAGCAGCTGCTGGCCGATGCCCGCCAGCGGCCGGGCGAGGTGCAGTGGGCCACGGCGGCCTATGGCGCGGCGGGGCACCTGGCGGCCGAGCTGCTGAAAGTCAAGGCCAGGGTCGACATGCCCATCGTGCCCTACAAGGGCGGCGCGCCGGCGATCAACGACCTGATCGGCATGCATGTGGCGGCCATGGTCGAGCCCATGGCATCGGCCTATCCGCAGGTCAAGGGCGGCAGCCTGCGGGCGCTGGCGGTGACCACACCCAAGCGGCTGCCGCAGCTGCCGGAGCTGCCGACGGTGGCCGAGAGCGGTTTTCCCGATTTCGACATGCCCAGCTGGTACGGCATCTGGACACCGGCCGGCACGCCCGCGGACATCGTCGGCCGGCTCAACAGCGAGTTCAAGGCGGTGATGCAGGCGCCGGCCGTGGTGTCGCGCCTGTCCTCCATGTTCTTCCAGACGGTGGCGTCCTCGCCCTCGGAATTCAGCACCTTCATCGCACGCGAGGCGGCGCTGGACCAGGAGCTGGTCAGTGCCGCGCAGATCCGCCTGAACGAGTGA